In one Myotis daubentonii chromosome 1, mMyoDau2.1, whole genome shotgun sequence genomic region, the following are encoded:
- the SCAMP2 gene encoding secretory carrier-associated membrane protein 2 isoform X2, with amino-acid sequence MSAFDTNPFADPMDVNPFQDPSVTQLTSAPQGGLAEFNPFSETNAATTVPVTQPPGPSQPAVLQPSVEPTQPTPQAVASAAQASLLRQQEELDRKAAELERKERELQNTVANLHVRENNWPPLPLWCPVKPCFYQDFSTEIPADYQRICKMLYYLWMLHSVTLFLNLLACLAWFLVDSSKGVDFGLSILWFVIFTPCAFLCWYRPIYKAFRSDNSFSFFVFFFVFFCQIGIYVIQLVGIPNLGDSGWIAALSTLKQDLAVSIIMMVVAGFFTLCAVLSLFLLKRVHSLYRRTGASFQQAQEEFSQGIFSNRTFRSTASSAARGAFQGN; translated from the exons ATGTCAGCCTTTGACACCAACCCCTTCGCGGACCCAATGGACGTAAACCCCTTCCAG GATCCCTCTGTGACCCAGCTGACCAGTGCTCCACAAGGTGGCCTGGCTGAATTCAACCCCTTCTCAGAG ACAAATGCAGCAACAACGGTTCCTGTCACCCAGCCTCCTGGGCCCTCGCAGCCAGCGGTTCTCCAGCCCTCAGTGGAACCAACCCAGCCAACCCCCCAG gctgtggcctctgcagccCAGGCAAGCCTACTTCGGCAGCAGGAAGAACTGGACAGGAAAGCAGCCGAGCTAGAACGAAAAGAGCGGGAGTTGCAGAACACTGTGGCCAACTTACATG TGAGAGAGAACAATTGGCCGCCTCTGCCTTTGTGGtgccctgtcaagccctgcttcTATCAAGACTTCTCCACAGAGATCCCTGCTGACTACCAGCGAATATGCAAGATGCTTTACTATCTCTGGATGT TGCATTCAGTGACTCTGTTTCTgaacctgcttgcctgcctggccTGGTTCTTAGTCGACAGCAGCAAGGGAGTAGACTTTGGCCTCTCAATCCTGTGGTTCGTGATCTTCACCCCCTGTGCCTTCCTTTGTTGGTACCGACCCATCTATAAGGCCTTCAG GTCGGACAACTCTTTCAGCTTCTTCGTgttcttctttgtatttttttgtcaAATAGGGATCTATGTCATCCAGTTGGTCGGCATCCCTAACCTGGGGGACAG TGGTTGGATTGCAGCCCTGTCTACACTGAAGCAAGACTTGGCTGTGTCGATCATCATGATGGTGGTAGCTGGCTTCTTCACACTCTGTGCTGTGCTCTCACTCTTCCTTCTAAAGCGG GTGCACTCTCTGTACCGCCGGACCGGGGCCAGCTTCCAGCAAGCTCAAGAGGAATTTTCCCAGGGCATCTTCAGCAACAGGACCTTCCGCAGCACTGCCTCATCTGCTGCCCGAGGAGCCTTCCAAGGGAATTAG
- the SCAMP2 gene encoding secretory carrier-associated membrane protein 2 isoform X1 — protein MSAFDTNPFADPMDVNPFQDPSVTQLTSAPQGGLAEFNPFSEQTNAATTVPVTQPPGPSQPAVLQPSVEPTQPTPQAVASAAQASLLRQQEELDRKAAELERKERELQNTVANLHVRENNWPPLPLWCPVKPCFYQDFSTEIPADYQRICKMLYYLWMLHSVTLFLNLLACLAWFLVDSSKGVDFGLSILWFVIFTPCAFLCWYRPIYKAFRSDNSFSFFVFFFVFFCQIGIYVIQLVGIPNLGDSGWIAALSTLKQDLAVSIIMMVVAGFFTLCAVLSLFLLKRVHSLYRRTGASFQQAQEEFSQGIFSNRTFRSTASSAARGAFQGN, from the exons ATGTCAGCCTTTGACACCAACCCCTTCGCGGACCCAATGGACGTAAACCCCTTCCAG GATCCCTCTGTGACCCAGCTGACCAGTGCTCCACAAGGTGGCCTGGCTGAATTCAACCCCTTCTCAGAG CAGACAAATGCAGCAACAACGGTTCCTGTCACCCAGCCTCCTGGGCCCTCGCAGCCAGCGGTTCTCCAGCCCTCAGTGGAACCAACCCAGCCAACCCCCCAG gctgtggcctctgcagccCAGGCAAGCCTACTTCGGCAGCAGGAAGAACTGGACAGGAAAGCAGCCGAGCTAGAACGAAAAGAGCGGGAGTTGCAGAACACTGTGGCCAACTTACATG TGAGAGAGAACAATTGGCCGCCTCTGCCTTTGTGGtgccctgtcaagccctgcttcTATCAAGACTTCTCCACAGAGATCCCTGCTGACTACCAGCGAATATGCAAGATGCTTTACTATCTCTGGATGT TGCATTCAGTGACTCTGTTTCTgaacctgcttgcctgcctggccTGGTTCTTAGTCGACAGCAGCAAGGGAGTAGACTTTGGCCTCTCAATCCTGTGGTTCGTGATCTTCACCCCCTGTGCCTTCCTTTGTTGGTACCGACCCATCTATAAGGCCTTCAG GTCGGACAACTCTTTCAGCTTCTTCGTgttcttctttgtatttttttgtcaAATAGGGATCTATGTCATCCAGTTGGTCGGCATCCCTAACCTGGGGGACAG TGGTTGGATTGCAGCCCTGTCTACACTGAAGCAAGACTTGGCTGTGTCGATCATCATGATGGTGGTAGCTGGCTTCTTCACACTCTGTGCTGTGCTCTCACTCTTCCTTCTAAAGCGG GTGCACTCTCTGTACCGCCGGACCGGGGCCAGCTTCCAGCAAGCTCAAGAGGAATTTTCCCAGGGCATCTTCAGCAACAGGACCTTCCGCAGCACTGCCTCATCTGCTGCCCGAGGAGCCTTCCAAGGGAATTAG